CGCGGCGTGGAACGGGCCTTTCCCCGCCAACGTGGCGACGCGGGCGGTCTGGGTCCTGCTGCGGTCGTCCAGGGACACCGCCTTGTTCCAGAGCGCGCAGAGGAAGCTGTCGACGGCGGAGACGGCGGCCTTCGTCCGGGCGGACGCCGCGTTCAGGCCCCGTCCCACCGTGACGTCGTTGAGCAGGCAGGCCCTGATCAGGGGAAGGCGGCTCGCGAGGTCGGGATAGGTGGGGTATCCCGGTGTCCTTCCGAGCGCGTCGGTGGGCAGGACCAGACCCGGAATCCTCGTCGGCAACCCGGGGTAGTCGAGCGGACGGTCGCTGTTCCACGGGTATCCCGTCGGCAGGTTCTGCCCCGTCCGGGGGTACGTGCCCGACGGGTCGCCGTTGGCGTTGATCAGGCCGACCAGCGGCACGATCGCCGCCACCGCCGCGGCGACGAGCAGCCCCCAGCCCCGACCGGCCGGTCGGGGCCGGGCCACCGCCCCGGGCCGGGGGACGATCCGGCGTACGGGGCTCGGACGGGACGGCTCCTGGCGGGGCGGCTCCCGGCCCGCCGGGGGAGTGCCGGGCGGCGTCGGGGGCGTGCGTCGGATGCTGCGGTCCAGGACGTCCAACCACTGTTGCGGAGCCGGCCTGCGGTCCGGGGCGGGATCGAGGCTCCGGCCGGCGAGGAGGACCAGCTGCCGGTCGAGCCGCCGCCGGGCCGCGTCCGGATCGCGGGTCTGCTGGTCACCGGCGAACAGGCGGACCGCGAGCAGCCCGAACTTGAACGCGTCGGTGGCCGGGGTGGCCAGCTCCTCGGCGTCGGCATCCGGCACGTGCCACTCGGGGGTCTCCGCCTGCGCCAGCACCGAGTCGCCGTCCAGCCGCATCGCGTCGCAGTCGATGAAGTAGCACCGTGGCCGGGCGTCGAGGCTGAACAGCAGGTTGTTCGGTGACAGGTCACCGACGCAGACGCCGAGCCGGTGCAGCAGGGTCAGCGCCTCACTGGTGTCCCGCAGTAGTTCCAGGCGCATCCGGTTGTCGATGTGCAGCCCACGGTCCCGCAGGTAGTCGTCGTTGTTGAGCAGGTACTGCACCTGCGCCAGGACGGTGTCCGGCCCCCGGGGCAGCTGGATGCGGACGTGGAACCGCTCGGGCACCCGGGGCATCAGGAACCCCCGGACCACACCCTCCTTGCGGACGACCGCGGTGGGCCAGGCGGCGAGACCGAGCAGCGCGTCGGCGTCCGGTCCGGCCCCGGCGGCGAGCCGGACGAAACGGTTCAACGTGGTGACGTCGACGTCGTCGACGAGCCGGGTCGCGTACTCCTTGTAGACCCACCGCGGGTCCTCCGCGAGGGCGTAGACCGTGCCCTGACCGCCGGCCCCGATCCGGGTCCGCGGACCGAGGGCGGACAGGCTCACCTCGGGCGGCAGCGGGTTGGTCACGACGGCCCCGGCGGCTCCGGCCAGACGGCCAGCACGGTCCGGTCGTCGTCCCACGACCCGCCGGTGAAGTCGAGCATCCAGGCGAGCCGGGTCATCGTCGGAGGCGTGGCCAGCCCGTCGCCGAACAGCTGCCCGAGATCACCGGTGCCGTGACCGAGCGGCTCGGCGAAACCATCGGTGGCGAGCACCAACACGTCGCCCTCGGCGATGACCACCTCCACCGGGTCGACCTCGGTGGGCACCCGGGGCAGGGCGGCGACACCATCCGGGAGCAGCTCGTCGCGGGGGTCGGACAGGGTGGTGAACAGCGGCTCCCACCCGCCGTCGCGCAACCGCCAGGCGGCCGAGTCGCCGACCCGGACCAGCTGGGCGACGGCCCGCCCAGGGCCGTCCGGGCGGACCAGGGCCACGACCACGGTACTGGCCAGCAGCGTCTCGGCCCGCTGCGGATCGGTCTCACCCCACTGCCGCCCGGCGTACTCCACCAGCGCCCAGCCCGCACAGCGCAGCAGGTCGTGCCAGTCGACGGTGGCGTCGGCGCGCAGCAGATAGTCGACGACCGTCCGGCACACCATGGTGGCGCCCAGGTGGGACAGCGGGGCGTTGGAAACCCCGTCGGCCACCACCGCGATCACCGAACCGGCCACCGTGGCCACCGCGAAGTCATCCTGCCGGGGTACGCCGGACGCCCGGTGACCCGGCCCGCGCACCGAGGCCGCCCGCACCGCGAAACCGTCCGCCGCCCAGCCGTCGATCACGGTGTCCGGCCGGTACGGCTGCGTCTGCGGGGCGCGGGCCGGCACCTCCGGCGGACCCGTCACCCCGATCAGCGGGGGTGCCCAGTCGAAGCTCACACCACGTCCACGGCCATCCGGAAGCTGTCCGGCCGCTCCACCACCAGCTCGGCCGCGTCCCCGCCGACGGCCTGCCCCGACCTGATGACGCTGCGGGTCAGGGCGGTGCAGAACTCGGCGATCGCGAACCCCACCTCCACCCCCGGCGTGGCCACGAACGCGAACTCCGGCCGGGTCGCCACCTGCAGGATCGTCTCGGCCCGCGCCTCGCCGATGCCACACGCGATGATGTTCGGCGCGGTGGGGGTGCGCTCCCGGTCGGTCAGCTCGGCATAGACCGGCTCCCACTCACCCGGGTCGGTCGGCTGCCCGTCGCTGAGGAAGAACACCGCCGGCCGGTGCACCGCGAAGCCCTCCCGCTTGAGCGCCCGCACGTCGGCCGGGATCCGGTCGATCAGCAGCCCGAACGCGGCACCGTAGGCGGTCCCGGACCGCACCGACAACTGCGGCAGGGCCGTCTCGTTGCGCAGGTCGGACAGCGCGGAATGGACGATCACGTCCTCGGAGAAGCCGATGATCGAAAAGCGGACCTTGGCTGCCGCGAGAGGCTCGCGCAGCAGCGCGTCGTGGAGCGACTGGAGCCCCGCGTTCAACTCGTCCACCACCGGAGTCATGGAGACGGACTCGTCCGCCACCAGATAGACCGGCAGCACCCGCCCAGCAGTCTCCGCCATGCACACCCCCAACCGTCGCCAGTGGACGGCCCCAACGTAACACTGCGTGTCTATGTCAGGACCGCGCTCCGCGGTGTCCCCGCTCGCGGCGTCGCCGACCGGCCGGGACGGGAGCGGCGGCGACCCGGGGCAACCCCTACGCCGTGCCGGTCCCGAAAAGCGGGTGTGACCCTTGCCTCATCATCGATCCGTCTCTATCGTTTTCGGAAAGCGCTTTCCCGTCCCAGGGCGCTCTCGTCCGAAAGGTGAAACCAGATGAAACGCAGAGTCGCCTCGCGGTGGCTGGCCGGTGGTGCCACCGTGGTCGCAGGTGCCGTCGTCGCGCTGGCGCTGCAGATCCCCAGCGCCTCGGCCGCCACCAACCTGAGCCTCGGCGCCGGTGCCGACGGCTCCAGCAAGGCCAGCGGCACCAGCTACGGCAACGTCATCGACGGCAACACCGGCACCTACTGGTCGCCGGCCGGCTCCACCGGCACCGTCTCGGTCAAGTGGGGCAGCGCCACCACGGTGTCCTCGGCCGTCATCGTGCAGGCCTCGGGCGGCGGCGCGATCAGCGGCTGGCAGCTCAAGAACAACGACACGAGCGCTGTCCTGGCCAGCGGCAGCAGCGCCCCGGGCACCATCACCTTCTCCGCGACGTCGCTGAAGAAGATCTCCTTCGTCATCACCAGCGCGTCCGGCACCCCACGGATCGCCGAGTTCGAGACGTACTCCAGCGGCGGGTCGAACCCGACCACCGGGCCGACCTCCGGCCCCACCAGCAGTCCGACGTCCGGCCCGACCGGCAACCCGGGCACGCCGACCGGCGCGTGGCCGTCGTCGGCCGGCTCGGTCGGCATCTCCGGCACGGTCAACGTCTCCGGCACCTTCGACGGCGGGATGAAGACCTACTGCTGCATCGGTGACGGCGGGCAGGGTGAGTCGCAGGACCCGATGTTCAAGATCGCCAACGGTGGCACGCTGCAGAACGTGATCCTCGGTTCGCCGGCCGGCGACGGCGTGCACTGCGAGGGCACCTGCACCCTGCGCAACGTGTGGTGGAACGACATCGGTGAGGACGCCGCCACCTTCAAGCAGACCAACGGCGGCACGTCGTACGTCATCGGTGGCGGCGCACGCAGCGGCAGCGACAAGACCTTCCAGCACAACGGCAACGGCACGGTCAACATCTCCGGCTTCTACCTGAAGGGGTCCGGCAAGCTGTACCGCGGCTGCGGCAACTGCACCACCTCGTACACCCGCCACGTGCGTATCGACAACGTCCTGGTCGACGACATCGACATGCTCGCCGGCATCAACAGCAACTGGAACGACACCGCGACGATCACCCGTGTGGTCGTGATCGGCTCGGCCACCATCTGCGGCAAGTACAAGGGCGTGCCCAAGGGCAGCGAACCCAGCTACCTCGGTGAGGGCTGGAACGACGCCAACTGCAAGGTCAACAGGAGTGACGTCATCTTCCGGTAGTCACCCCGGAAGAGTTTCTTCCCGGAGGGGCACCCGCCGCAAGGTGGGTGCCCCTCCGGGCTGTAGTAGCCGGGCGGACGGGGCCTGGGATGCGACCCGCCCGCCACAGGTGTTTTGAGGCTGGCGCTGGCGGTGCACGCGGCCTATCCGGTCGACGAAATGAGGCCCCAGCGAGGTGGTAATTTCCCACCCTCGTTGTTGCAGGTGTCGAGAAGGGACGTTCGGGTGACAGACGACCACTCCGGGGCTGGGTCCGCCGCCGATGTGCCGAGGCGGCGACGCCGCTGGGTCAGCCTGGTGGTGGTGTCTCTTGTACTGCTCGCTCTGGGGGGTGGTGGCGCGGCGGCGTACTGGCAGTTCGCCGACCGGAAGGACGAGGATCCGGGGGTGACCGCGTGTCGCTCGGCGGGGTTCGTGGTGCGGGCCGAGCAGGGGCAGGTTGCGCCTGCCGATGAGGCGCAGCGGGTGGGAGAGCTGTTCCAGCGTTCCGCTCATGAGGATCTGAAGTCCGCGGGGGTGACTGCGGTGGGCATGGTGCAACGGGTGCAGAGTCGTCGCGGTAGTGAGGAGGTACAGCACTTCGATCGGGTCACCTTGACCCGTGTTGTTCCCGGGCTCATTGCGGCCTGCGAGAATCACCAGGTCACCGTCAAGTCGTAAGGGCAGGGCCTGACTGCATACACCACCAAGTACAACGGCTTCAACGCCTTCGGCGCGTCCACCGGCGAGACCATCACCATTCCTGCGGTCGAAGGACTGCTCGGCAACACGTACACCTTCGGTCAATGGCTATCTCGGGGTGACCGGGCAGCCGTACAGCAACGGCTTCCCGGCCAAGGGTGGGCTCCCCTCCGAGACCGTCACCTACGCCTACACCGGAGCCCTGGAACTGCCGACCACGGCCGGTAGTCTGCTCGCCACCTACGCCAACGCCACCTATTACGACGCCTGGGGCCGGGTGACCGGCGGCCGGATCAACGCGAGCAGCAGCCTGGCCACCGTCATCAACACCTATGACGACCACAACAGCCGGCTGAAGACCCAGAAGATCACCAAAACCACCACCACTACCAAGGACGTCGCACAGAAGGAATACGAGTACGACCTGTTCGGCAACATCACCAAGCAGGTCGACACCCGCTACGAGCCGGCTACCACAGCAGAGACCCAGTGCTACCGGTACGACGCGCTTCGCCAGCTCACCTCCGCCTGGACCGCCACCGACAACTGCGCGCTCGCGCCGAGCGGCAGCAACCGCGGCATGGTCGGCAGCGGCATCAGCCCCGCCAGCGCCTACTGGACCGAGTGGACGGTAGACACTCTCGGTAATCGTCAGAACCAGAAGCAGTACGCGCTCACTGGTGGCACGGACATCACCACCACCTACGCCTATGACGGCAACAGCAAGGGGCAGCCGCACACCCTGACCAGTACGGCAACCAGCGGCGGACTGACCGGTGCCACCTCGTACACGTACGACAAGACCGGCAACATGGCCACCCGCAGCGCGGGTCAGGGCAACCAGACCCTGAGCTGGGACGACACCGGCGAGCTCACGGCCGTCACCGGCGGCACGGACGGCGACAGTTCCTTCCTGTACGACGCCGACGGCAACCTGCTCATCCAGAAGGACCCCGGAAGCAGCACCCTGTACCTGCCCGGGCAACAGATCACCCTCAACACCACCCAGACCCTGAGCGGCGTGCGGTACCACCCACTCCCCAACGGTGCGACCGCGATCCGCACCGGAACCGGCACCAGCTACGGCTACACCATCCCCGACCACCAGGGCACCCCGGGCCTCTACCTCAACAACACCGCCCAGGTCCCCACCTGGCGGCAGTACACCCCGTATGGCGCCCCCCGCGGCGCCACCGTCACCACCCCGGACAACCGAGGCTTCCTCAACCAGCCCCTCAACACCAATACCGGGCTGACCCAGGTCGGAGCCCGCAACTACGACCCCGATCTCGGCCGCTTCATCTCCCTCGACCCACTGCAGGATCTCGCCGACCCACAGCAGTGGAACGGCTACGCCTACGCCAACAACTCACCCGTCACCACCAGCGACCCGAGCGGACTGATCCCGGCGGACTGCCGTGAATTCGACTGCTACGGCTACAGCCCCACCAAGGGATGCCCAGGCGGCTGCGGCACTCCAGAAAACCAGCGGTGGGGAAGACGTAACGGCCGCAAGGGCACCGCGCCGACGCGACGAAACGACCCGCGGATCCTCGGCCACGTCATCCGAGTCCCCGTCACGGTGCCATTAGAAGAATTCACCCGCCGTTGGAACGAGCAGCGCGGTGAATGGTTCGGCCGGGAGTTCACCTCCGATGATATTTTGCAGGCTCAGGACGAGCGGCGCCTCGCGATGAACATCTGCCACGAGATGGGCCGGCCCGGGGGTTGTCAGCAGTGGATCGAAGAACTCTACAACCCGTATATCGATTCTCTGGCAGCTACCCTGCCCTCTGATGATCTGATCCCCGGAGGAGTGGGCGGCCTCGGCGCCGCAGGGGCGGTCGGACGCGGGGGAAGTCGGCCTTCCGTCGGTGGTGGCGGCTGTAAGAGTTTCAGCGGCGACACCAATGTCCTGATGGCCGACGGCAGCGCCAAGCGCTTGGACGAGGTGCGGCCCGGTGACGAAGTGCTCGCTGCGGACCCAGAGTCCGGCATCCAAGGCCCGCGGCGGGTAGAGCATGTATGGATTCACCCCGACGAACTGATCGACCTGGAGGTCGGCGGAGCACTCCTCACCACCACCGAGGACCACCCCTTCTGGAACCACACCGACCGCCAGTGGCAGCGAGCTGACCAACTCGATCCCGGAGATCTCGTCCTCAGCCCCGACGGACTCCACCCCGTCGGTGGCCTCCTCCCCTCCTCGACCCAAACAGCCCTCGCCTACAACCTCACCGTAAACTCCATCCACACGTACTATGTGATAGTCGGCAACACGCCTGTACTGGTACACAACTCTAGCGGCCTGTGTGGCGCTCAGGCGCTGGAGAGTGGAGACTGGCAGCATATAGTTGATCGCCATCGGCCCGGCGGTGCACTGGTAACTGGCGATGCTGGAATATTCAGCGGCAAGGCCAAACTTGTTCGCGCGCGGATTGCCGAAACTGTCAACCGGGGGGTGCCTCGGTCAAATTCGCCGGATCCCGCCACCGGGGCACCTCGGCCCGGCCAGGTTTATGAGTGGGACTTCGGCACGCCCGTTGGAAGAGCCGGGCCTAACAATGGTGGTGGAGAGTTGAGACGAGAATCCGCGTTGTTGTGGACGGCGGCAAGGTTGTGACGGCATTTCCATTCTAGGTGGATAGCGATAAGCGAGGAAAGTGTGATTCACCTGACGTTCTCCCTTCCTGACGCTGGGTCTCCTTGGCTTAGGACCTGGGATGATGCTAAAAAGGGCTCCTCTCTGGCATTGGTTACCGAGACTGAGCTCAGATATAAGTACTTCGGCGTTCGCTTCACATTCAGAATGGGTGATACTGAAATTACCCCCTGGGCAATTTGTGACGCTCGTCGATCTAGCTATTTCCCTGTCTTTCGTGGCGGCGAAGATTGCGTTAGGTCAGGATGCAGCATTCGGTTTCACGGAAAATGCTGAAGTGGTTCATTTGCGTCACGATGGCGATCTCGTTATAGCGACGTCCTCTGTGAGTTCTGCATGCGGATCTGTGGACCGTGGAGAATTCCTCGAAGCGATTGCCAGATTTCTGCGAGCAGCCCACTTGAGGTTAACTTCGGAAGTTCCTGAACTCTCCGATAATCCGGTTATCCTGCGGCTGGGCTCGGAGTAAGCGGAAGCCGGGAATTGTGCGGGTTGTGTAGCACCTGCCTTTTCGATGGGCGGTCGTAAAGACCTTTGTCTACCAAATTTTGAAGCGAGCAATAGTCATGCGGTGAACGTCTTAAATGGCGTAAACGAGTGTCTTTATTATCAGATTCCGAATCTCGCCGACCGCGAGCACCGCGACAGCCGGCGGGCCGCGTCGGTGTGACGCCGAGCGGGGTCTGCGCTGCCGCCCCGCACCGCGCGGTGCGGGGCGGGCGTGGGGTAGGGGAGGGGCGGCGGACCTCGGTGGCCTCACCCGGCCTCGTCGTACGACCGGCGGGCGGCCTCGATGGCGGGCAGGTGCCGACCGGCCCAGTCGAGGAGCACGTCGACCGGGTGTCGGAGGGTCTTGCCCAGCGTGGTGATGCGGTACTCGACGGCGACCGGCCGTGAGGAGAGGACGTGCCGGACGATGATGCCGTTGCGTTCGAGTCGGCGCAGGGTGGCGCTCAGCGACTTCTGCGACACGGTGGGGATGGCGTGGCGCAGCTCGTTGAACCGGGACGGACGTTCGCAGAGCTGGTTCAGCACCTCCAGGGACCACTTGTCGAGGACCTGGTCCAGGAGTTCCCGGTGCGGTGGGGTGATCTGGAGGCGTTCTGCCGCGAGGGGGTCGGTATCTGCCATGACACCTAGTCTCGTTGAAGTTTCCTCCAGGCACCAGGTATCCATGAGCTACTGAAAGAGGTACGAGCCACCACGAGGAAGGAAACCCGATGGGTGTCCAGTTCTTCTCCCCGCAGGGGATGACGCAGCCCGTCCCCTATCACCACGTCGCGGTCGCGTCGGGGTCGCGCCACGTCCACGTCGCCGGCCAGATCAGCCGGGACGAGGCGGGCCGAGCCGTCGCGGGAGGTGACCTGCGGGGTCAGGTCGCCCAGGCGCTGCGCAACACCGGGCGCGGCCTCGGCGGTGCCGGCGCGAGCTTCGCCGACGTCGTCCGCCTGACGTTCTACGTGACCAACTGGTCGCCGGAGCGGATCGGCGACTTCCTGGCCGGCGTCGAGGACGTCGCCGGCGAGCTCGGCCTGCAGCAGCCGCTGCCTCCGTCGTCGCTCATCGGCGTCGACTACCTGTTCGAGCCCGACGTACTGGTCGAGGTCGAGGCGACGGCGATCCTGGACTGATCGCCCGTCCCGCAACCGTCGCACCGGCTATATTCCTGGAATCGGCTGGCGGAAGATCGGCTCG
Above is a window of Micromonospora rifamycinica DNA encoding:
- a CDS encoding protein kinase family protein; protein product: MTNPLPPEVSLSALGPRTRIGAGGQGTVYALAEDPRWVYKEYATRLVDDVDVTTLNRFVRLAAGAGPDADALLGLAAWPTAVVRKEGVVRGFLMPRVPERFHVRIQLPRGPDTVLAQVQYLLNNDDYLRDRGLHIDNRMRLELLRDTSEALTLLHRLGVCVGDLSPNNLLFSLDARPRCYFIDCDAMRLDGDSVLAQAETPEWHVPDADAEELATPATDAFKFGLLAVRLFAGDQQTRDPDAARRRLDRQLVLLAGRSLDPAPDRRPAPQQWLDVLDRSIRRTPPTPPGTPPAGREPPRQEPSRPSPVRRIVPRPGAVARPRPAGRGWGLLVAAAVAAIVPLVGLINANGDPSGTYPRTGQNLPTGYPWNSDRPLDYPGLPTRIPGLVLPTDALGRTPGYPTYPDLASRLPLIRACLLNDVTVGRGLNAASARTKAAVSAVDSFLCALWNKAVSLDDRSRTQTARVATLAGKGPFHAATIIGIRTAASGSPQVNVVFEPVGDGPSSGCWRSRLSLVKDDDGYHVGSLSAPVRASCP
- a CDS encoding protein phosphatase 2C domain-containing protein, with translation MSFDWAPPLIGVTGPPEVPARAPQTQPYRPDTVIDGWAADGFAVRAASVRGPGHRASGVPRQDDFAVATVAGSVIAVVADGVSNAPLSHLGATMVCRTVVDYLLRADATVDWHDLLRCAGWALVEYAGRQWGETDPQRAETLLASTVVVALVRPDGPGRAVAQLVRVGDSAAWRLRDGGWEPLFTTLSDPRDELLPDGVAALPRVPTEVDPVEVVIAEGDVLVLATDGFAEPLGHGTGDLGQLFGDGLATPPTMTRLAWMLDFTGGSWDDDRTVLAVWPEPPGPS
- a CDS encoding vWA domain-containing protein, yielding MAETAGRVLPVYLVADESVSMTPVVDELNAGLQSLHDALLREPLAAAKVRFSIIGFSEDVIVHSALSDLRNETALPQLSVRSGTAYGAAFGLLIDRIPADVRALKREGFAVHRPAVFFLSDGQPTDPGEWEPVYAELTDRERTPTAPNIIACGIGEARAETILQVATRPEFAFVATPGVEVGFAIAEFCTALTRSVIRSGQAVGGDAAELVVERPDSFRMAVDVV
- a CDS encoding pectate lyase; the encoded protein is MKRRVASRWLAGGATVVAGAVVALALQIPSASAATNLSLGAGADGSSKASGTSYGNVIDGNTGTYWSPAGSTGTVSVKWGSATTVSSAVIVQASGGGAISGWQLKNNDTSAVLASGSSAPGTITFSATSLKKISFVITSASGTPRIAEFETYSSGGSNPTTGPTSGPTSSPTSGPTGNPGTPTGAWPSSAGSVGISGTVNVSGTFDGGMKTYCCIGDGGQGESQDPMFKIANGGTLQNVILGSPAGDGVHCEGTCTLRNVWWNDIGEDAATFKQTNGGTSYVIGGGARSGSDKTFQHNGNGTVNISGFYLKGSGKLYRGCGNCTTSYTRHVRIDNVLVDDIDMLAGINSNWNDTATITRVVVIGSATICGKYKGVPKGSEPSYLGEGWNDANCKVNRSDVIFR
- a CDS encoding RHS repeat-associated core domain-containing protein, coding for MTGQPYSNGFPAKGGLPSETVTYAYTGALELPTTAGSLLATYANATYYDAWGRVTGGRINASSSLATVINTYDDHNSRLKTQKITKTTTTTKDVAQKEYEYDLFGNITKQVDTRYEPATTAETQCYRYDALRQLTSAWTATDNCALAPSGSNRGMVGSGISPASAYWTEWTVDTLGNRQNQKQYALTGGTDITTTYAYDGNSKGQPHTLTSTATSGGLTGATSYTYDKTGNMATRSAGQGNQTLSWDDTGELTAVTGGTDGDSSFLYDADGNLLIQKDPGSSTLYLPGQQITLNTTQTLSGVRYHPLPNGATAIRTGTGTSYGYTIPDHQGTPGLYLNNTAQVPTWRQYTPYGAPRGATVTTPDNRGFLNQPLNTNTGLTQVGARNYDPDLGRFISLDPLQDLADPQQWNGYAYANNSPVTTSDPSGLIPADCREFDCYGYSPTKGCPGGCGTPENQRWGRRNGRKGTAPTRRNDPRILGHVIRVPVTVPLEEFTRRWNEQRGEWFGREFTSDDILQAQDERRLAMNICHEMGRPGGCQQWIEELYNPYIDSLAATLPSDDLIPGGVGGLGAAGAVGRGGSRPSVGGGGCKSFSGDTNVLMADGSAKRLDEVRPGDEVLAADPESGIQGPRRVEHVWIHPDELIDLEVGGALLTTTEDHPFWNHTDRQWQRADQLDPGDLVLSPDGLHPVGGLLPSSTQTALAYNLTVNSIHTYYVIVGNTPVLVHNSSGLCGAQALESGDWQHIVDRHRPGGALVTGDAGIFSGKAKLVRARIAETVNRGVPRSNSPDPATGAPRPGQVYEWDFGTPVGRAGPNNGGGELRRESALLWTAARL
- a CDS encoding winged helix-turn-helix transcriptional regulator, whose protein sequence is MADTDPLAAERLQITPPHRELLDQVLDKWSLEVLNQLCERPSRFNELRHAIPTVSQKSLSATLRRLERNGIIVRHVLSSRPVAVEYRITTLGKTLRHPVDVLLDWAGRHLPAIEAARRSYDEAG
- a CDS encoding RidA family protein; this translates as MGVQFFSPQGMTQPVPYHHVAVASGSRHVHVAGQISRDEAGRAVAGGDLRGQVAQALRNTGRGLGGAGASFADVVRLTFYVTNWSPERIGDFLAGVEDVAGELGLQQPLPPSSLIGVDYLFEPDVLVEVEATAILD